In Stieleria varia, one genomic interval encodes:
- a CDS encoding GDP-L-fucose synthase family protein gives MNQITNAAGRVFVAGHRGMVGGAVVRRFLQAGFDSDQIITRDRNQLDLIRQRDVEEFFDQERPDIVIFAAAKVGGIHANDTFPAQFIYDNLMMAANAIDAAYRWGTKRFLFLGSTCIYPRMAPQPMEESCLLSGPLEPTNEAYALAKISGLKMCQYYRQQYGVTFHSAMPTNLYGPGDNYHPDNSHVMPAMIRRFDDAARSDAEEVVVWGTGTPRREFLHVDDLADAILHLVSLDDPPNLVNVGTGKDISIRELAELVADTVGFTGNIRQDLTKKDGTPVKRTNIDLIQSTGWQPSVELKEGIRRTYQDYLQETKQGSLRSV, from the coding sequence ATGAATCAGATCACGAATGCCGCTGGTCGTGTCTTTGTCGCGGGTCATCGCGGGATGGTCGGCGGCGCCGTCGTTCGGCGGTTTCTGCAAGCGGGGTTTGATTCCGATCAAATCATCACGCGGGACCGGAATCAGCTCGACTTGATCCGACAGCGTGACGTCGAAGAGTTCTTTGATCAGGAAAGACCGGACATCGTGATCTTTGCAGCGGCAAAGGTGGGCGGCATCCATGCCAACGACACCTTTCCGGCGCAGTTCATCTACGACAATCTGATGATGGCCGCCAACGCGATCGACGCGGCGTATCGGTGGGGCACCAAGCGTTTCTTGTTTCTCGGCAGCACCTGCATCTACCCGAGAATGGCTCCACAACCGATGGAGGAGTCATGCCTGCTGTCGGGGCCACTGGAGCCGACCAATGAGGCCTACGCGTTGGCCAAGATCAGCGGATTGAAGATGTGTCAGTACTACCGCCAGCAGTACGGCGTTACTTTTCATTCTGCCATGCCGACCAATTTGTACGGTCCAGGTGACAACTATCACCCAGACAACTCTCACGTGATGCCGGCGATGATTCGGCGATTTGACGACGCGGCCCGGTCGGATGCAGAGGAAGTCGTTGTTTGGGGGACGGGAACGCCTCGGCGAGAGTTCTTGCATGTGGACGATCTTGCCGACGCTATATTGCACCTTGTATCACTTGATGATCCGCCCAACCTCGTCAACGTGGGAACGGGCAAGGACATTTCGATACGTGAGCTGGCTGAGCTGGTGGCTGATACCGTTGGTTTCACGGGCAATATCCGCCAGGACTTGACCAAGAAAGACGGCACGCCCGTCAAACGCACGAACATTGATCTGATTCAATCGACGGGCTGGCAGCCGTCGGTCGAATTGAAAGAGGGCATTCGCCGCACCTACCAGGATTACCTTCAAGAAACCAAGCAAGGATCCCTGCGATCCGTTTGA
- a CDS encoding O-antigen ligase family protein, with product METLLRLSITVAAWVAVVMVALLPIGLGFDFGGVLWWSHHALALVVIASACLTLGTLWSHPKLTLRHQLVMVPLGLWIAYSWLHRCSFDASFVGWLSQGTAAAYQDWMQPLLGAGSDLSRLPMSIAPDYTRHATCVFVLLLPLAWLSGRLFSTSSRIVFVLHAISIGVSLHVLYGITCLIHPEWSIRPANEMGIETGFGAFVNRNNAALYFNLAIACSLGVIGWRLATVIGQQVDEDDFEIADLLVLFNDFQSLVAVGSLLVCCLGILTCGSRAGIVSAFAGLLIVFGIMRGRKGIFRWVAIFLATFLLGAILFLPVGGRGSTTLDRLRDIDLNSGEGVIDDSRWSHWGDSIDTGLAHLPAGAGLSTYAWAYLPYQNTGSRAWFHHAENIWLELFVEQGIPGVLLVVVIIGMIIHSLRKLNENVDPVDQGIRTAGWFAVGVIGISQIADFGLIIPANFTIVVVLFGIVCTRAAFGTTQSEPEVDETILFRSDRKTSIGRTAWSSMIVGVLAILSAALCVPTLRDDATDQALVRSAALTLQSSYYDSGRVRRGYAAVEERLAQRETYELLIASADLSRQSARLNEVFEREPEGSSEITSAYENTRTSKYRRAWRHPDESEHAVSDAEIERYRPALERVERALQRLPLGVEPRAKLVYLDFVHQDVRLTRAALQQLGEFQHHSPEQLIQIAEWAAGGDDYDLAAQLWKRATLLQPRRARFAVEFVRRYPKLSLLECIDDNSVAQQVAVKLLLATAADDEVLRQKATEFLQQADGKLHCNQCETISEGASCYELAADLQSYLGNGESALEHLESAVKRDPSNSLLKSKWIARLREMGYHRQALQEARRSRTQMTDTATFDKMIKEMAEEDLKEVESSKKAER from the coding sequence ATGGAAACCCTACTGCGATTATCGATCACCGTCGCGGCTTGGGTAGCCGTCGTGATGGTGGCTTTGCTGCCGATAGGACTAGGGTTCGATTTCGGCGGTGTCCTTTGGTGGTCGCACCACGCTTTGGCGTTGGTGGTGATCGCATCCGCCTGTCTGACGCTGGGAACCCTGTGGTCCCACCCCAAATTGACTTTGCGTCATCAGTTGGTGATGGTTCCGCTGGGGCTGTGGATCGCATACTCGTGGTTGCATCGTTGTTCCTTCGACGCCTCGTTCGTTGGATGGTTGAGTCAGGGAACCGCGGCAGCCTATCAAGATTGGATGCAACCCTTGTTGGGTGCAGGATCTGACTTGAGTCGGTTGCCTATGTCCATTGCACCTGACTACACCCGGCATGCCACGTGCGTTTTTGTCTTGTTGTTGCCCTTGGCATGGCTGTCCGGGCGACTGTTCAGCACTTCATCGCGGATCGTGTTCGTGCTTCACGCGATCTCGATCGGTGTGAGCTTGCACGTGCTCTATGGAATCACTTGTTTGATTCACCCGGAATGGTCCATACGCCCGGCCAACGAGATGGGCATCGAGACCGGCTTTGGGGCGTTCGTCAATCGTAATAATGCCGCGTTGTACTTCAACCTTGCGATTGCGTGCAGTCTCGGGGTGATCGGCTGGAGGTTGGCGACTGTTATTGGGCAACAGGTGGACGAGGATGACTTCGAGATTGCGGACTTACTGGTGCTCTTCAATGACTTTCAATCACTCGTTGCCGTGGGGTCGCTGCTTGTCTGTTGCTTGGGCATTTTGACTTGCGGATCTCGGGCCGGGATCGTTTCGGCTTTCGCGGGACTGTTGATCGTCTTTGGCATCATGCGTGGCAGGAAGGGGATTTTCCGCTGGGTTGCGATTTTCTTGGCAACGTTTTTGCTCGGCGCGATTCTGTTCTTGCCTGTGGGCGGTCGAGGGTCGACAACGTTGGATCGACTGCGAGACATCGATCTCAATAGTGGCGAGGGCGTGATCGACGACAGTCGCTGGTCTCATTGGGGCGATTCGATTGATACCGGACTGGCTCACCTGCCAGCGGGAGCCGGGCTATCGACCTATGCGTGGGCATATCTGCCCTATCAGAACACGGGATCGAGAGCATGGTTTCATCACGCAGAGAATATTTGGTTGGAGCTGTTCGTCGAGCAGGGGATCCCAGGAGTGCTGCTCGTTGTGGTAATCATCGGCATGATCATCCACTCACTAAGAAAGCTGAATGAGAATGTGGATCCGGTCGACCAAGGAATTCGTACCGCCGGTTGGTTTGCGGTGGGAGTGATCGGGATTTCTCAAATCGCTGATTTCGGGCTGATCATTCCGGCAAACTTTACGATCGTCGTTGTTTTGTTTGGCATCGTTTGTACCCGGGCTGCGTTCGGCACCACGCAGTCTGAGCCTGAAGTGGACGAGACGATTCTGTTCAGATCGGACCGCAAGACTTCCATTGGTAGAACGGCGTGGTCATCAATGATCGTCGGAGTGTTGGCGATCCTTTCGGCGGCCCTGTGTGTTCCAACTCTGCGGGACGACGCAACTGATCAAGCACTTGTTCGATCCGCTGCACTGACACTGCAGAGTTCGTATTACGACAGTGGACGGGTGAGACGAGGGTACGCGGCTGTTGAAGAGCGACTTGCTCAGCGAGAAACCTACGAATTGCTCATTGCGTCAGCGGATCTGAGTCGTCAATCAGCTCGTCTCAATGAGGTGTTCGAGAGAGAACCGGAAGGCAGTAGTGAAATCACATCTGCGTACGAGAACACTCGGACAAGCAAGTATCGGAGAGCTTGGCGGCACCCTGATGAGAGCGAGCATGCGGTGTCCGACGCGGAGATCGAACGATATCGACCGGCGCTAGAGCGGGTAGAGCGAGCACTGCAGCGGTTGCCACTGGGGGTTGAGCCGCGAGCGAAACTGGTTTACCTGGACTTTGTGCATCAGGACGTGCGGTTGACTCGTGCTGCGTTGCAGCAATTGGGCGAGTTTCAACATCACAGTCCAGAGCAGTTGATCCAGATCGCTGAGTGGGCCGCCGGGGGCGATGACTATGACTTAGCTGCCCAGTTGTGGAAGCGAGCGACCTTGTTGCAACCGCGTCGTGCACGGTTCGCAGTGGAGTTTGTTCGCCGATATCCGAAACTGAGTTTGCTGGAATGCATTGATGACAATTCCGTCGCACAACAGGTTGCCGTCAAGCTGCTATTGGCGACGGCGGCGGATGATGAAGTCTTGAGACAGAAAGCGACCGAGTTTCTTCAGCAGGCCGATGGAAAGTTGCATTGCAACCAATGCGAAACCATTTCGGAGGGGGCCAGTTGCTACGAATTGGCCGCAGATCTGCAATCCTATTTGGGCAATGGCGAATCTGCGTTGGAGCATCTGGAATCTGCGGTCAAGCGTGACCCTAGCAATTCCTTGCTGAAATCGAAATGGATCGCGCGATTGAGAGAAATGGGCTACCATCGACAAGCCTTGCAGGAAGCAAGACGTTCACGGACGCAAATGACCGATACGGCGACCTTTGACAAGATGATCAAGGAAATGGCAGAAGAGGATCTCAAAGAAGTGGAATCAAGCAAGAAGGCTGAGCGATAG
- the gmd gene encoding GDP-mannose 4,6-dehydratase, protein MNAQKSAEKKALITGITGQDGSYLAELLLEKGYEVHGIVRRSSTFNTERIDQIYMDPHEEDAKLFLHYGDLTDGQSLTNLVLDVAPDEIYNLGAQSHVRVSFDAPVYTVQATGVGALNVLEAARQLNKQKPVRVYQASSSEMFGDVLETPQSEKTPFQPQSPYACAKVYAYHQTVNYRHAYDLFASNGILFNHESPRRGETFVTRKITRAATRIKLGLQEKLYLGNLDAKRDWGYAKDYVVGMWMILQHHEPDDFVLATGETYTIRQFLDYTFGYLDLDWNNYVEIDPRYFRPTEVDLLLGDCSKAKQKLGWEATTTCKELAELMVDHDLALARQEALAQSQA, encoded by the coding sequence ATGAACGCACAGAAATCCGCCGAAAAGAAAGCTCTCATCACCGGCATCACAGGCCAAGACGGTTCGTACTTGGCCGAGTTGCTGCTTGAAAAGGGCTACGAAGTTCACGGCATCGTTCGACGCAGCAGCACGTTCAACACCGAACGCATCGATCAGATCTACATGGACCCCCACGAGGAAGATGCCAAGCTGTTTTTGCACTACGGTGACCTGACAGACGGCCAGTCGTTGACCAACTTGGTATTGGATGTCGCTCCCGACGAAATCTACAACTTGGGGGCTCAGTCTCACGTTCGCGTCTCGTTCGATGCGCCGGTGTACACCGTTCAGGCGACCGGAGTGGGCGCGTTGAATGTGCTGGAAGCTGCTCGGCAACTCAACAAGCAAAAACCGGTTCGCGTTTACCAGGCGTCCAGTAGCGAGATGTTCGGTGACGTGCTTGAGACCCCGCAGTCGGAAAAGACTCCGTTTCAGCCTCAGAGTCCTTACGCGTGTGCCAAGGTTTACGCGTATCACCAGACCGTCAATTATCGACACGCCTACGATCTATTCGCCAGCAACGGCATTCTGTTCAATCACGAATCACCACGCCGCGGCGAGACCTTTGTGACCCGCAAAATCACGCGTGCGGCGACTCGTATCAAGTTGGGGCTGCAAGAAAAACTTTACCTGGGCAACTTGGACGCAAAACGCGACTGGGGCTACGCCAAGGATTATGTGGTGGGCATGTGGATGATCCTGCAGCACCACGAGCCCGATGACTTTGTCTTGGCAACGGGTGAGACCTACACGATTCGCCAATTCTTGGACTACACCTTCGGTTACTTGGATTTGGATTGGAACAATTACGTCGAGATCGACCCTCGATACTTCCGGCCGACCGAGGTCGATTTGTTGTTAGGCGATTGTTCCAAGGCCAAGCAAAAGCTCGGCTGGGAAGCGACCACGACTTGCAAAGAATTGGCCGAGTTGATGGTCGACCACGACCTCGCTCTGGCCCGCCAAGAAGCATTGGCACAGTCACAGGCCTGA
- a CDS encoding N-acetylneuraminate synthase family protein: MFSCQRFQIGDKQLHRSGELFVIAEIGLAHEGSLGMAFSMVDAAASAGVDAVKFQTHLAEHEGTSREKFRVPVFPQDATRSDYWRRTAFTLDQWMKLAEHARSRGVLFMSSPFSSQAVQWLSQCEVPAWKLASGELTNYPMIEEMCQTGKPILLSSGMSSWQELDETIAFIEQNGGAYGVFQCTSSYPCPPRQWGLNVIDQMRERYDCPIGLSDHSGTVVPSLAAIARGATMFEVHMTFSKRQFGPDSKSSLTVDELAQLVGSARMLSLAMAHPVDKDLVASQSGELRALFTKSIVAARSLPQGHELARGDLAFKKPGDGISAKHFQTLVGKRLNRDVPADHLFAVDDIQE; encoded by the coding sequence ATGTTTTCTTGTCAAAGATTTCAAATCGGTGATAAACAGTTGCATCGCTCCGGCGAACTCTTTGTGATTGCCGAGATCGGTTTGGCGCACGAAGGATCGTTGGGGATGGCGTTTTCGATGGTGGATGCTGCAGCGTCTGCGGGAGTGGATGCCGTGAAGTTTCAAACCCATCTTGCAGAGCACGAGGGCACGTCGCGAGAGAAGTTTCGAGTCCCTGTGTTTCCGCAGGATGCAACACGATCAGACTATTGGCGACGCACGGCTTTCACGCTGGATCAATGGATGAAGCTTGCAGAACATGCTCGGTCTCGGGGCGTGCTGTTCATGAGTTCGCCATTCAGTTCACAAGCCGTTCAGTGGTTGAGTCAGTGTGAGGTGCCGGCCTGGAAGCTTGCCTCAGGCGAGTTAACCAACTATCCGATGATCGAAGAAATGTGCCAAACCGGCAAGCCGATTCTGCTCTCCAGTGGCATGAGTTCCTGGCAAGAATTGGATGAGACCATCGCATTCATCGAGCAGAACGGAGGAGCCTACGGTGTATTTCAGTGCACATCGTCGTATCCTTGTCCACCACGGCAATGGGGATTGAACGTCATTGACCAGATGCGAGAACGCTATGACTGCCCGATCGGATTGAGCGACCACAGTGGAACGGTGGTTCCCAGTTTGGCCGCCATCGCCCGTGGGGCAACGATGTTCGAGGTGCACATGACATTTTCCAAGCGGCAGTTCGGTCCGGATAGCAAATCGTCGCTGACCGTGGACGAACTTGCTCAGTTGGTGGGTTCTGCGCGCATGCTCAGCCTTGCAATGGCTCATCCAGTGGACAAGGATCTTGTCGCTTCGCAAAGTGGCGAGCTTCGGGCGCTGTTCACAAAGAGCATTGTCGCGGCACGGTCGTTGCCCCAAGGTCACGAGTTGGCTCGCGGTGATCTTGCGTTCAAGAAGCCCGGCGACGGGATATCAGCAAAGCACTTTCAGACGCTCGTTGGCAAGAGGCTCAATCGAGATGTGCCTGCCGACCACCTCTTTGCCGTGGACGATATTCAGGAATGA